A single genomic interval of Zunongwangia sp. HGR-M22 harbors:
- a CDS encoding citrate synthase, whose product MSDKAILEYQGKKYEFPVTEGTEGELGINIKTLRSEAGMITLDRGYKNTGSCESAITFLNGEEGILRYRGYAIEDLAEKADFLEVAYLLIFGELPNKQQLDKFYGDIKEESEVDEEMKKILDGFPKAAHPMGVLASLTSALTAFNPGSVDVESEEDMYKAIVKILGKFPVLVAWTQRKKSSLPLNYGDDSLGYVENLHKMMFEKPGKKYNVDKSVIEALDKLLILHADHEQNCSASTVRMVGSSHAGLFASISAGISALWGPLHGGANQAVIEMLEGIKADGGDTHKFMQKAKDKDDSFRLMGFGHRVYKNFDPRAKIIKKSADEVLNGLGVEDPVLDIAKGLEKEALEDDYFVKRKLYPNVDFYSGIIYRALGIPVEMFTVMFALGRLPGWIAQWREMRLKKEPIGRPRQIYVGENLREFKPVSER is encoded by the coding sequence ATGTCAGATAAAGCTATATTAGAATATCAAGGAAAAAAATATGAGTTCCCTGTAACTGAAGGAACAGAAGGTGAACTGGGTATTAATATTAAAACCCTTCGATCTGAAGCCGGAATGATAACTTTAGACCGTGGATATAAAAACACAGGAAGCTGTGAAAGTGCTATCACTTTTTTGAACGGAGAAGAAGGAATCTTAAGATATAGAGGTTATGCCATCGAAGACCTTGCTGAAAAAGCAGATTTTCTAGAAGTAGCTTATCTTTTAATTTTTGGTGAATTACCAAACAAGCAGCAGCTTGATAAGTTTTACGGAGATATAAAAGAAGAATCTGAGGTTGATGAGGAGATGAAGAAAATTTTGGATGGATTTCCAAAAGCTGCTCACCCAATGGGAGTTCTTGCCTCATTAACTAGTGCATTAACTGCTTTTAATCCTGGTTCTGTAGATGTAGAATCAGAGGAGGATATGTATAAAGCAATTGTAAAGATTCTTGGTAAATTTCCAGTACTTGTTGCTTGGACACAAAGAAAGAAAAGTAGCCTTCCCCTTAACTACGGAGATGATTCTTTAGGATATGTAGAGAATCTGCATAAAATGATGTTTGAGAAGCCAGGCAAAAAATATAATGTAGATAAATCTGTGATTGAAGCATTAGATAAATTATTAATTCTTCATGCAGATCACGAGCAAAACTGTTCAGCTTCTACAGTAAGAATGGTAGGTTCATCTCATGCAGGATTATTTGCTTCTATCTCTGCTGGTATTTCAGCACTTTGGGGACCACTTCATGGTGGTGCTAACCAAGCGGTAATCGAGATGTTAGAAGGTATCAAAGCTGATGGTGGAGATACACATAAATTTATGCAGAAAGCTAAGGACAAAGATGATTCTTTCCGTTTAATGGGCTTTGGGCACCGTGTTTATAAAAACTTTGACCCAAGAGCTAAGATTATTAAGAAATCTGCAGACGAGGTATTAAATGGTTTAGGAGTAGAAGATCCAGTATTGGACATCGCAAAAGGATTAGAGAAAGAAGCTTTAGAGGACGATTACTTCGTAAAAAGAAAATTATATCCAAACGTAGATTTCTATTCAGGAATTATTTATAGGGCTTTAGGCATACCAGTAGAGATGTTTACTGTGATGTTCGCTCTAGGAAGACTTCCTGGTTGGATTGCACAATGGAGAGAGATGAGACTTAAAAAAGAACCTATTGGTAGGCCAAGACAAATCTATGTAGGGGAAAACTTAAGAGAATTTAAGCCCGTTAGTGAAAGATAA
- a CDS encoding glycogen synthase, giving the protein MHNFLFVASENDAIPRCKAGGMGDVLRDVPRQISQKGDTVHVVVPSYSRLHHGGTMVSKLFFNLRNTSYEAEIYKVQPKKDFPGITHYVIHHPEIEGGDIAHIYHNDLDQPFYTDAIKYFIFCTAVAQAIKNNVFGKLDVIHLHDWHASMILFLRRYHQEYTALQDIRVIYSIHNLAIQGIRPFENNYSSVRNFYPNVDFNYDELKDRRYHDCINMMALGIRFADAVHTVSPSYKEDVLHPSDPPVFIGGEGLEEDLNQANEEGRFIGILNGCNYRNIRRARKNNLYFNIAFALFKWMQHESKKYKSDFLAHTGEKIMPFLKRKPEFVCSSVARLTEQKFYFFKQSPEAFIEILDLLAEVNGVFILLGTGAPEYEELLRKISHQKSNFLFINGQDEDVIDSIYLETDLYFMPSLFEPCGISQMLAMRNGHPCLVHHTGGLIDTVKHLETGFAFDGESYDKKIKNMVDSFKHVLEMFFDDKTKWRTIERNAKKERFTWKKSVDDYYKSLYKLPA; this is encoded by the coding sequence ATGCATAATTTTTTGTTTGTAGCTTCAGAAAATGATGCTATACCCCGTTGCAAAGCAGGAGGAATGGGCGATGTACTACGCGATGTCCCCAGGCAAATTTCTCAAAAAGGAGATACCGTTCATGTTGTAGTACCTTCATATTCCAGACTTCACCATGGTGGAACTATGGTCTCTAAACTATTTTTCAATCTAAGAAACACTTCTTACGAGGCAGAGATTTATAAAGTTCAACCTAAAAAAGATTTTCCAGGAATTACGCATTATGTAATTCATCATCCCGAAATTGAAGGAGGAGATATAGCACATATTTACCATAACGATCTGGATCAACCATTCTATACAGATGCGATAAAATATTTTATATTTTGTACTGCTGTGGCTCAAGCTATTAAAAATAACGTTTTTGGAAAACTTGACGTTATTCATTTACACGATTGGCATGCGAGTATGATTCTATTTTTAAGAAGATATCATCAGGAGTATACAGCACTTCAGGATATCCGTGTAATTTATAGTATACACAATCTAGCTATACAGGGAATTAGACCTTTCGAAAATAATTATTCTTCTGTGAGGAATTTTTATCCTAATGTCGATTTTAATTACGACGAACTAAAGGATAGACGCTATCACGATTGTATCAACATGATGGCGCTGGGTATTCGGTTTGCTGATGCCGTTCATACGGTATCACCTAGTTATAAAGAAGATGTTCTTCATCCTAGCGATCCGCCAGTTTTTATTGGTGGCGAAGGTCTTGAAGAAGATTTAAATCAGGCCAATGAGGAGGGACGGTTTATAGGAATATTAAATGGCTGTAATTATAGAAATATAAGAAGAGCTAGAAAAAATAATTTATATTTCAATATAGCATTCGCACTTTTTAAATGGATGCAACATGAATCAAAAAAGTATAAATCAGATTTCTTAGCCCATACTGGCGAAAAAATTATGCCTTTCCTAAAAAGAAAACCAGAATTTGTATGCTCTAGTGTCGCTCGTTTAACAGAACAAAAGTTTTATTTCTTTAAGCAATCGCCTGAAGCTTTTATTGAAATTTTAGATCTTTTGGCAGAGGTGAACGGCGTATTTATCTTATTAGGTACTGGGGCTCCCGAGTATGAAGAGTTGTTACGAAAAATAAGTCATCAAAAAAGTAATTTTTTATTTATTAATGGCCAGGACGAAGACGTTATCGATAGTATTTATCTGGAAACAGATTTGTACTTTATGCCTAGTTTATTTGAGCCATGCGGGATTAGCCAGATGCTTGCAATGAGAAATGGACATCCTTGTCTTGTTCACCATACAGGTGGATTAATCGACACGGTAAAGCATTTGGAGACCGGTTTTGCATTTGATGGCGAAAGCTACGATAAGAAAATCAAGAATATGGTAGATTCTTTTAAACATGTACTGGAAATGTTTTTCGACGATAAAACCAAATGGAGAACAATAGAAAGAAATGCAAAAAAAGAACGCTTCACCTGGAAAAAATCAGTAGACGATTACTATAAATCACTCTACAAATTACCAGCTTAA